A genomic stretch from Dermochelys coriacea isolate rDerCor1 chromosome 24, rDerCor1.pri.v4, whole genome shotgun sequence includes:
- the LOC119848015 gene encoding proline-rich protein 2-like — MGIKILPLSWGRCEVWALPLQHQPRGAQKNPGCSMPSPASLSQGRSLSSQEKQEVPQGPPLPASPSAHLQQDPRLRAPGLQAQIPHAHPIGLHARAHPARAQPLAQTILHPPVKAPNPPGSSPSTSAPAAPLARPEGGCPGNGAMAPVGPATPQPQPPGSPLPAASLTCSGLAGARRRRGGGSGSRRVPPPARGSNFVSNSASSPHSGRGRAHVTCAANSSHPLLPAVGGGAVRRRQGPPPARSAPPRPLEPPALGTGPALARPTPQPPARPRGVHGPFPPPPRRLPRPPVSRLPRLKPPSASPGSPAKPPRARGAERPPGSERPRAPLAPLALHRLLASPQQTGQRTGLGLSGAGETLPGARRDPLKRQPTSQAGGHCGPPPGRG; from the exons TGGGGATAAAGATCCTGCCCCTGTCCTGGGGCAGGTGTGAGGTTTGGGCTCTCCCACTTCAGCACCAGCCCAGGGGAGCACAGAAGAATCCTGGCTGCAGCATGCCCTCTCCAGCCTCGCTCTCCCAGGGCAGGTCACTGAGTTCTCAAGAGAAGCAAGAAGTGCCCCAAG GACCCCcgctcccagccagcccctctgCCCACTTGCAACAGGACCCCAGGCTGAGAGCACCAGGCCTGCAGGCGCAGATCCCCCATGCTCACCCCATTGGGCTGCATGCCAGGGCCCACCCAGCTCGGGCTCAGCCACTCGCCCAGACTATCCTGCACCCGCCGGTGAAGGCACCCAACCCCCCTGGGTCCTCTCCGAGCACCAGCGCCCCCGCCGcgcccctggccaggccagaagggGGCTGCCCTGGGAACGGGGCGATGGCACCAGTGGGACCTGCGACACCCCAACCTCAGCCCCCCGGGTCTCCGCTCCCCGCGGCCTCACTGACCTGCTCCGGGCTGGCGGGGGCGCGGCGCCGGCGGGGGGGCGGCTCGGGCTCCCGGAGGGTCCCGCCGCCGGCGCGTGGCAGCAACTTTGTATCAAACTCCGCCAGCTCGCCCCATTCCGGGCGGGGGAGGGCGCACGTGACCTGCGCAGCCAATAgcagccaccccctgctcccagctgtcggggggggggcagtgaggcgGAGAcagggacccccccccgcccgctctgccccgccccgccccttggAGCCCCCGGCGCTCGGGACGGGGCCGGCCCTGGCACGACCAACCCCtcagcccccggcccggccccgtgGGGTTCACggccctttccccccccccccccgccggcttcCCCGCCCCCCGGTCTCCCGGCTCCCCAGGCTCAAGCCCCCCTCGGCTTCCCCAGGCTCCCCCGCAAAGCCCCCGCGGGCGAGGGGGGCCGAGAGGCCGCCAGGCAGCGAGAGACCCCGGGCCCCGCTGGCGCCACTTGCCCTGCACAGGCTGCTGGCTTCGCCGCAACAAACGGGCCAGCGAACCGGGCTTGGACTCTCGGGGGCAGGCGAGACGCTACCCGGGGCCCGCCGCGACCCGCTCAAGCGCCAGCCAAcgtcccaggctggggggcactgCGGGCCCCCTCCTGGGAGAGGCTAA